One Mercenaria mercenaria strain notata chromosome 12, MADL_Memer_1, whole genome shotgun sequence DNA segment encodes these proteins:
- the LOC123533795 gene encoding E3 ubiquitin-protein ligase Bre1-like, with protein MSTKRPASDAGGSEGPPAKKTFTRIEPLNLGSIYSLEQMDMKVLQFQNKKLVERIDQRKRAEEELHKRIEQLENRQRTDDAVLMIVNRYWNQLDEDVRVLVQRFDAETADEDENKNQSTETTSFLALLSTWDRQELEQRLGQRVEFSKRVIGKLLQAFDRLLQRNEKLNNALRDKVDQEEEMASELVSTDIAIPEISPIKSEVDIKKEPKEPEESSTSTTDVKTEPEDVKPNVEPTEGTEVKSEPAAGTAEETKDVKNEGEQPAEVKPEVKDEPMDTAEVKVEEKPSSPLSVRAMKDELQELQAENKRLHNMVTDLHQRHHENTLKVAELQDKLTAAETEIAELKNQSEDLEYNYQVSSQRAEKLDRYLSDAFQKLQTYEDKNVIQLEGGKSVTGVSKNKFDEIISDLEEQKDLASNRLAELEKLQKDHQKALKDIEQLKLDLQHLPESVIVETTEYKCLQSQFSVLYNESLQMKTQLDESKTLVLTNKNAHLRQIEQMESDELMNQKKLRTEVIQLEDALGQVRKAYEMLRIEFEQTLAAHEQTGSINQEMRNLIQSLQKQSMQVKAEAQRNRRKVKECQAEINKLKEKVQELTGTVKEPAEDSNSSASTSEPCKGKSPKGEAGDGFVLPKDDDNDDLEKEREKGKTDAEIFKELKAQLKKSQDNQKELKLLLDMYKSAPKEQRDKVQLMACEKRLNKEIDDLRQHIKKMQETERKERKKLAEEDALRKIKKLEETITELQKNLATQKQREDVLLNEMDATGQAFEDMQEQNTRLLQQLREKDDANFKLMSERIKANQIQKLLREEKEVLAEQVSTIHTQVEAQILVVRKLEEKERVLQNNIMTMEKELALTQQALELHKRKAVESAQTAADLKLHLDKYQAQLREAQVAVAEKTGAIEQEAYKYKRMQEEIAKLQRKVERSKKIEMAGGADEVLLAEIQEYKEQLTCPSCKVNRKDAVLTKCFHVFCLECLKTRYETRQRKCPKCNAGFGANDYHRLYLT; from the exons ATGTCAACAAAACGTCCAGCCAGCGATGCTGGGGGCTCGGAGGGACCCCCAGCAAAGAAGACGTTCACAAGGATTGAGCCACTTAACCTTGGCTCAATTTACTCCTTg GAACAAATGGACATGAAGGTGTTACAGTTCCAGAACAAGAAGTTAGTGGAGAGAATAGACCAGAGGAAAAGAGCTGAGGAGGAACTTCATAAACGTATTGAACAGTTGGAAAACCGACAGAGAACTGATGATGCTGTACTTATGATTGTCAACAGATACTGGAATCAG CTTGATGAAGATGTGAGAGTTTTAGTGCAGAGATTTGATGCTGAAACTGCAGATGAAGACGAAAACAAAA aCCAGAGTACTGAGACAACATCATTCCTTGCTCTCTTGTCAACATGGGATCGTCAGGAGTTAGAGCAGAGGTTGGGACAGAGAGTAGAGTTCTCAAAACGTGTCATTGGCAAGCTACTGCAAGCATTTGACAGATTGTTGCAAAGAAATGAGAAACTAAACAATGCACTTAGAGATAAAGTGGACCAG GAAGAAGAAATGGCATCAGAGTTGGTGAGTACAGATATTGCCATACCAGAAATTTCCCCCATCAAGTCTGAGGTTGATATAAAAAAGGAACCAAAAGAGCCAGAAGAATCTTCGACATCAACTACTGATGTGAAAACTGAGCCTGAAGATGTGAAGCCTAATGTGGAGCCAACTGAAGGGACAGAAGTAAAATCTGAACCAGCAGCAG GAACTGCTGAAGAGACAAAGGATGTTAAGAACGAGGGTGAGCAGCCAGCAGAGGTGAAACCAGAGGTCAAGGATGAACCAATGGATACAGCAGAGGTCAAAGTTGAGGAGAAACCTTCAAGTCCACTGTCAGTTAGAGCAATGAAGGATGAATTACAGGAACTGCAGGCTGAAAATAAGCGGCTTCATAACATGGTTACCGACCTACACCAGAGACATCATGAGAATACTCTCAAA GTAGCTGAACTTCAGGACAAGCTGACTGCAGCAGAAACTGAGATTGCTGAGTTGAAGAATCAGAGTGAGGATCTCGAGTACAACTATCAGGTGTCATCTCAGCGAGCGGAGAAACTCGATCGTTACCTCTCAGATGCCTTTCAGAAACTACAGACATATGAGGATAAAAATGTCATCCAGCTTGAGGGTGGAAAATCTGTAACTGGCGTCTCCAAAAATAAG TTTGATGAGATAATATCTGATCTGGAAGAACAAAAAGATCTGGCTTCAAACAGACTTGCAGAGTTAGAGAAACTGCAGAAAGATCATCAGAAAGCGCTGAAAGATATTGAACAACTCAAACTAGAT TTACAACATCTACCCGAGAGTGTGATAGTGGAGACAACAGAGTATAAATGTTTACAATCGCAGTTCTCGGTTCTCTACAACGAGAGTCTACAGATGAAGACGCAGCTTGACGAGTCCAAAACTCTTGTTCTCACCAACAAAAATGCTCACCTCAGACAGATAGAACAGATGGAA AGTGATGAATTGATGAATCAGAAGAAATTGAGAACAGAGGTAATACAATTAGAAGATGCCCTAGGTCAGGTACGGAAAGCCTACGAGATGTTGAGGATAGAATTTGAACAGACCCTTGCTGCTCACGAACAAACAG GATCTATCAATCAGGAGATGCGGAACCTGATCCAGAGTTTACAGAAACAAAGCATGCAGGTGAAAGCCGAGGCTCAAAGAAACAGGCGGAAAGTCAAGGAATGTCAAGCAGAAATAAACAAG TTGAAAGAGAAGGTACAAGAACTAACAGGGACAGTCAAGGAACCAGCGGAAGACTCTAACAGCTCGGCCTCGACCTCGGAACCCTGTAAGGGGAAATCCCCTAAAGGCGAGGCTGGTGATGGATTTGTCTTGCCAAaggatgatgataatgatgacttggagaaagagagagagaaagggAAAACTGATGCCGAGATATTCAAGGAGCTTAAAGCTCAACTTAA gaaatctcaggacaacCAAAAGGAACTGAAACTGTTGTTAGACATGTACAAAAGTGCACCAAAAGAGCAGAGAGATAAAGTTCAG CTGATGGCTTGTGAGAAGCGATTGAACAAAGAGATAGATGATTTGAGACAACATATCAAGAAAATGCAGGAGACAGAGAGAAAGGAACGTAAGAAACTGGCTGAGGAAGATGCTCTCAGGAAGATCAAGAAATTAGAGGAAACAATTACAGAATTACAGAAgaatcttgccactcaaaaacaG AGAGAAGATGTATTACTGAATGAAATGGATGCGACAGGGCAGGCATTTGAGGATATGCAGGAGCAGAATACGCGCCTGTTACAGCAACTCAGGGAAAAAGATGATGCCAACTTTAAACTTATGTCAGAG AGAATAAAAGCTAATCAGATACAAAAGTTATTGCGAGAAGAGAAGGAGGTTTTAGCGGAACAAGTGTCAACAATACATACTCAGGTTGAGGCCCAGATTCTGGTGGTCAGAAAATTGGAGGAAAAGGAAAGGGTTCTACAGAATAATATTATGACCATGGAAAAAGAACTtgc GTTAACACAACAAGCTTTAGAACTTCATAAACGTAAAGCTGTAGAGAGTGCCCAAACAGCAGCAGATCTGAAACTCCATCTTGATAAATACCAGGCACAGTTACGAGAGGCGCAGGTCGCAGTTGCAGAGAAAACAGGAGCTATTGAACAAGAGGCgtataaatataaaagaatgcAG GAGGAAATAGCTAAGTTACAACGTAAAGTGGAGAGAAGTAAGAAGATTGAGATGGCAGGTGGTGCTGATGAAGTTCTTCTCGCAGAAATACAGGAATATAAG gaGCAGTTAACGTGTCCATCGTGTAAAGTAAATAGAAAAGATGCCGTTCTTACAAAGTGTTTCCATGTGTTCTGTTTAGAATGTTTAAAAACAAGATATGAAACTAGACAAAGAAAATGTCCAAAATGTAACGCTGGTTTCGGTGCTAATGACTATCATAGACTTTATCTCACATAG